The following nucleotide sequence is from Arvicola amphibius chromosome 1, mArvAmp1.2, whole genome shotgun sequence.
ACTGGGACTTGAAGCATAAGGGATCCCTCAGCAGGGGGCTGTGGGTGGGAAGGGGGTCTCTCAGCAGGGGTCTGTGGGGAAGGGGGTCTCTCAGCAGGGAGCTATGGGTGAGCTCTACCCTAAGATGAACAATTTCGAAGTTCTCATTGTGGGTTTTAGAGGAGAGGGAATGATTCTGTCTTGAGCAAAATTTTGGGAGAAATGGAAAAGTGATGGGCCAGGTTGGATGGCTTTATCTGTCATCCCAGCTACACGGGAGGCTGCGGcaagatctcaagttcaagactagcttagGAAACAGACCTTGCTTCAAAGAATAGCAAATCTGCAATGGGACTGAAAGGTAGCGGGGGAACAGAATGAAGGTTTCCAAATGCTGGCTGAGAGTCAAGTTCATTCCGTGCCAGGAGGACCCAAGGGCTTACAAAGGCTGGCAGCAGTGAGCCTTTGTCACAACGTCATAAACCTACCCACACAGACAGACCCAAGGAGACGTCCCTTGTGTGTGctttgaaaacaaagcagaaattcGGGTTCTAAGCCCATGTAAGGCTTTTGGGCAACCCCAGGGAAAGAGGGACTGGATCTCCCCAAAGCTGAACCTGTTTGCTTTCTGCTCTCGTTGCACCTCCTAGACATAGACGAGTGCAGCCAGGACCCAGGCCTGTGCCTGCCCCATGGAGCCTGTGAGAACCTCCAGGGCTCCTATGTCTGTGTCTGCGATGAGGGCTTCACACTCACACAGGACCAACATGGCTGTGAGGGTGAGtgcccttcccttctctcagacTGGGTAATCCTTGGAGCGACAACCACCGGGCTCAGAGATGTGTCCTGGTTCCACCTTTCTGAATTCCCAGAAGTGGGGTGGAGCTAGACCTCTCAGTAGGTGACAAGAGAACAGAGTGGGTGCAGTTTAGGGGTACAGGAGACAGGCCAAAACTACTATCTCCAtaaacttctttttcctttttcttttctttttttttttttttttttttttttggtttttgaggcagggattctctgtgtagctttggagcctgtcctggaacgagctcttgttgaccaggctggcctcgaactcacagagatccccctgcctctgcctcccgagtgctgggattaaaggcgtgcgccaccaccgccccggctTATTTCCATAACCTGAATTGTCACCCCCTACGCAGAGGTGGAGCAGCCCCACCACAAGAAGGAGTGCTACCTTAACTTCGATGACACCGTGTTTTGCGACAGCGTGTTGGCCACCAATGTCACCCAGCAGGAGTGCTGCTGCTCCCTAGGAGCTGGCTGGGGAGACCACTGTGAAATCTACCCCTGTCCAGTCTACAGCTCAGGTCAGGAATGTCACCGGGAAGCAAAGGGCTTCcctctgggtagctgggaaaggAGGGAGCAGGCACATGCTCAGTCCCGTGTTCCCTCCCGCGGTTTCTCTCACCCTGCAGCCGAGTTTCACAGCCTCTGTCCTGATGGAAAGGGCTACACACAGGACAACAACATTGTCAGCTATGGCATTCCAGCCCACCGTGGTAAGCGCTAGCCTAgttcttccctgctcctccccACTGTGGTTTGGGTTGTTTTACTGCTGGTTGGGTCAACCACTTGCTGGGTAAACCCCACTCTTTGATCCCAATAATTCCAGCCAATAATCTGGGTTCAGCTCTCCCGATAAGCCCCGCCCACGCGTCTCAGCCAAGGTGTCTGAGCCCCCACTGGGCACTCACGTTTGCTTCCCTTGCTCACAGATATCGACGAGTGCATACTGTTCGGGGCAGAGATCTGCAAGGAAGGCAAGTGTGTAAACACACAGCCCGGCTATGAGTGCTACTGCAAGCAGGGATTCTACTACGACGGCAACCTGCTGGAATGTGTAGGTGAGCGCAGGAGCCAGTGGTGTCCCTGGGGAAGTGGCCACCCTGATCTAGGCCTGCTCCTGTCACCAGCATTCGTTCCCTCCGCAGACGTGGACGAGTGCTTGGACGAGTCCAACTGCAGGAACGGAGTGTGTGAGAACACACGCGGTGGCTACCGCTGCGCCTGCACGCCACCCGCAGAGTATAGCCCGGTGCAACGCCAGTGTCTAAGCCCAGAGGAGATGGGTGAGGCCTAGGGGATCAGCgtggggaggaggggctggagccCAAACTCAACTGTGATTACCACCACCACTCCCCATGCCCCCTAGACGTGGATGAGTGCCAGGATCCGGCTGCTTGCCGCCCTGGCCGCTGCGTCAACCTCCCTGGCTCCTACCGCTGCGAATGTCACCCGCCCTGGGTGCCCGGGCCCTCCGGCCGCGACTGCCAGCTCCCTGAGAGCCAGGCGGGTGAGGGCGACATTCGTCCTGGGCAGATTTTGAGTCCTATCAGGGTGGaaccccccacccctaccctgggCCACAGTTGGCAGGTGGGATGGGACCGAGGTGGGTAGTCCCTACCTCCCTCCTTGCTGATGCGGGTCTTGATCCACAGAGCATGCCCCAGAGCGACGTGAAGTGTGCTGGGGCCAGCGAGGAGAGGATGGCATGTGTATGGGGCCCCTGGCCGGGCCCGCCCTCACTTTTGATGACTGCTGTTGCCGCCAGGGCCGTGGCTGGGGCACCCAGTGCAGACCGTGCCCGCCACGTGGCACTGGTGAGCTACCCCTGAGGAACTAGATGTAGGGACTTGAGTACATAAATCAGTGTTGCTGACTCTACCACACTTCTAGGGTCCCAGTGCCCGACTTCACAGAGTGAGAGCAATTCTTTCTGGGACACGAGCCCCCTAGTGCTGGGGAAGTCTCCTCGAGGTGAGTGAGGCCAGGGGCTCAGGGGTGTGGACTCCATCAGCGGGAGTTGGTGGTGATATGTATATTCCTCTGGCACGCACACAGACGAGGACAGCTCCGAAGAAGATTCAGATGAGTGCCGCTGTGTGAGCGGCCGCTGTGTGCCGCGGCCAGGAGGGGCAGTGTGTGAGTGTCCTGGCGGCTTTCAGCTGGACGCCTCCCGCGCCCGCTGCGTGGGTGAGCAAGACATTGGGGACAGAAGGGCAGAGCAGGGGTTGGGGGACACCACACTGGGACTTAACCTAAGCCCACAGCTGTCTTCCCACCTTGCAGACATCGATGAGTGCCGAGAGCTGAATCAGCGTGGGCTGTTATGCAAGAGCGAGCGGTGCGTGAACACTAGTGGTTCCTTCCGCTGTGTCTGCAAAGCTGGCTTCACACGCAGCCGCCCTCATGGGGCCTGTGTACCTCAGCGGCGCCGCTGATGCCACCTTGGCCTGCACCTTGGTGATCAAGAGAGCTTCGACTGATAGTGGAAACAAGTGCATCCCTTACTCCTGTCCAAATCAGAGATGGACTCAAGGACCCTCTGGGGCCCAGAGATCTCCTTCCTGCACCCCAACACCCAAGGGTGCTCCTGTCTGCAGAGTGCTGTCTGCTTTCCTCCCTGAGGAAGATCCCTAGAAACTGCAAAGTCAGATCTGTCCCTTTAATTTACTCTTGGCTTTCAAAGCAAATTTATATTCACATCCAAAGTTGGGATAGCAGCACCAAGAGCCACAGCTTGGGAGGGGCTCGACCGAGCTGGAACCAGGATGTGAAATAGAATTTATTGTGGCTTTGATTATGTACACTAGATGTGCCTGGCCTGGTGACCAGGCTCACATGGTTTGTACAATAAATACATCCTCCAGGTCTGCTCCAATGATTGGAAGTGCCCAGGGGTTGGGGGGTAGGGATGTCAGTCCAGTTTCCGGGCTCCCAGCTTCATGGGACCCTTGGTGGCCTTTTTCTCTGCCCGCTTggcttccatttccctcctccgTTCCTCACGCTTTTTCCGTGCCAGCTCTGCCTTCACCTGTCCTGGGATCAGGAAGGAAAAGGGTCTCAGCTCCCTGCTCCCGAACTTGCCCTGCCTGGGCCCCCGCCAGCCCTTCATGGGAAATACTCACTGCTCTCAGCCTCCACGCCTTCCCAGCTGTCTTCACCCCAGGAGTCTGGGTCTGGCCTGGGCTGAAAGGAAAATGCAGGCTACAGTGGGGGCCAACTCCCAGCAGCAGTCACCCCAAGTACCCCATGCTCTCAATGGGCCAGTACCTGGGCACTAGGACGAACAGACAAGGCAGCAAAGGGGTCACCCTTGTCACTGGGCTCTGCACCACCCCAGTTATACTCGCTGGCTGGCCGGGTGCCTTCCGGGGGTGGTTCCATAGAGCTGGGCTCCTGCCAGCCCTGGTCCCAGGAGCCCTCAGCTTCCCAGCTGTTCCAGTCTGACTCCTGAGGTCTGTGGTCTGGGTGGCTGACCTGGGAGTGGACAATGGGGGAGAGAGGCAGGCTACCAGAGTGAAGAGACTAACAGTATTTCACAGATATCCCCTGCCGGACCCAGCCTACTTGTCCAGCTCGGCTCCCTGGGCCCTTGACACTCCAGTCATCCTGCTGTGCCAGCACAGATTCAGCTTCCTGCTGCAGGGTGAGAAGGAGAAAGGCATGACCAGCAATATTCTCAACCCTCAAGAGGACAAACACAGTGAGCCCTCCTAGCCATGGCTCAGCTGccccttggttttatttttatttttttttaaatttatttatttattatgcatacaatcttctgtctgtgtgtatgtctgcaggccagaagagggtaccagaccccattacagatggttgtgagccaccatgtggttgctgggaattgaactcaggacctttggaagagcaggcaatgctcttaacctctgagccatctctccagcccccttggttttatttttgagacatacCCACCCTCTCCTTTCTCACCCAGCTCTTGGGGACCCTGGAGTTGAACAGGGACTCAGTGGCTGTGCTGGCCCCCATGACCAATCCGTGAAGCTCACCTACCAGGATGCCATGCAATGAGGGCAAGTCCAACTCTAATCTGTGGACTCCTCTAAAGGATGGCCTGTGGCCTTGAGCTGGGGTTCCCTGGGGAGAACTCTCGGCCCCACTCACCTCTAAGCTGCCCCAGTCCTCATCGTCCCATCTGTCAGCAGTGGCGCTGTCTTCTGCTGtgtccttgtcttcttcctgtgtCTCCCAGTGGCCTGAGGTCGTTGGGGCATCAGGGGCAGCAGCTGGAGGAGCAGCATCTCCTGAGGAACAAAGAGTCTGAACTCTTGGGGAGATCTTGGGACAGGACACAAGTTGCTAAGAGGAAAAGAGTACCAGGGAGAGTGACTAGACATCACCAGGTGCCTCATGTCCCTGCCACTACGTTAGGAAAGCCTGACAACAGTGGCTCTCAGCCCTCAGACACTGATGCGGTGAGCCTGGGGTACTCACCCTCTGGTACTGGTCTCTGGGTCACAGTGGTCTCAGATGGCATAGGTGTGGGGTGTGCACGGATGAGCTTGGAGGTAAGTGAGGATACCCCGGTCACAGCCCAGCCTGCCCAGCTGGCTGCAGCTCCTCCTGCTCCAGGGCTGGACGCTGCATGGACATCCTTCTCTGGATAATGAGAGACAAGCAGGTACAGGCTTCATGGAGAGATGATAGAAGAGCCAGCTCGGCAACACGATCCATAGCAAACCCTCCCTTCTCTAGGCCCAGTTCTCCAAGGTATGGAACAGGGAGctgcttgctgttttttttttttttccagctttcagAAGCACCCATGGGATGGGACACACCAGGGGACTGTAAAGGACATAGCAAAGGGAGAGAACACGAGTGTAAGTCACTCACCTACTTCTGCCAGTTGAGTAGGATCTTCCGATACAGACTCCAATTTGGACAGGAAGCTTCGGATGGTCTTAAAGGCCTGTAGAGCAGCAAGAGGCCAAGCTGGGTGCTCCAGCACTCCCAAGGATTGCCAGGCCTCTTAGAGACTGGTTATCCCTGAGCCCAACCCTGGGGTCTGCCTGGTTGGGCCTTACCTGGTCCCGCACAGATTTCTCAGGGTCCACAGTAAGGCCGCAGAGCACAGGAAGGATCTTGTGGGCACAGTCATCCATTGAATAGAGATTGTGTGTGGCAGCAAAACCCAGGACACCCGCAACTCGGGACGGTGCAAATGGGTCCTTAGTGGCCCGGCTGAAGGCGGAGGTGAGGACCCTGTGTCTAGTCTAAGAGCCCAGATTGACAAGGGAAAGGATTCTTCAATGTACAGAATCAATAACGGGCCCCAACTACCAGAGCTTACTTCCTAAGAcagggccatccactggagccaAGGTCTGGAAATGAGAGCTATCATTCACAGTGTAAAAGAAGAGAACTATGGCAGGCAGTGTGGTGCTCttctttagccccagcacttgggaggcagaggcaagtgatcttgtgagttcaaggtcagcaggGTCTAGACAGCAAGTTTCtatgtagccagggctacatagagaaaccctgcctcaaaaaaaaccaacctaatCATAATAATAAAGGAAGAGAATCTCTAAACAAATATGTACCTCGGCCTCTCTTGGATCGCCGGGTTCAGGTTCCATGCTGCCTCAAGGTGTAGGGCCAGAGCAGCAACCCTAAGGCTGGGCATGcacctcctttcctccctacCTGCTGATCCTATTCATccattcctttcatttttccatttgtttttgagacagggtttctctgtgtagctctctgactgtcctggaactctgttctgtagaccaggctggtctcaaactcacagagatctgcttgcctctgtctccctagtgctaggactaaaggtgtgtgccaccacacccaactttcaTTCATTCTTGTTTAAGTGTCTAGGCCTGGCAGAAGCTCAAGTTTATAGACTTTGGCTAAGTGATGCGTGAAGACGTAAGAGTCaagcagacctgagttcagaacccagGTCTACCACCTTACTGGCTATGTGTTCTGCAGCTGACTCCACTTCAAGAAGCCCAGGCAATAGGTCTCATGGAGCTCAGGGGCTGAGTCTCGAGAACAATGACATAGGTTTGCTTTGTAGACCCAAAGGAGGCTGCTATCCTTCTGCAGCTCTACAGGACACTCACAGTAGCACTGAGGTAGGAGCCGATTTTGCCCAAGCAGACCGTGGTGTTGCAGCGGATGGGACCCTGGTCATCCTTGGCCTGCAGTCTTGCAAAGTGCTTCATCAGCTCCACATTGAGGTTGGTCTCATTCAGCTTTGGGGCCAAGAGCAGCATGGACTGTAGAGTGTAGGGTGGAGGGTACAGTGAGCCAGGGCAAGAAAGAACTCCTGAGAGAGTGCACAAGTCACCAGGGGGCCGTGGCTTTGAGCAGAGCTGTCAGACCCGCCCAGTCCAGTCCTGGCCCAACTAGTATATTGAGAGGGAGTCCCTTAGTTCCGTCTCCCTTCTACAGCAAGACCCCAGATGCTTGCCGACATTATGCTTCATTCAGACTTATGTATCAATATACTGAGAGCTGGTTCATTCATGCTGAGGTCACTGATGACCTCCAACTTACTAATTttcaatttaactttttttttgtagcccaggctgtccttgaacttgcaacCCTCCTGCTTTAACCTCCCCTGAGTTGCAACCATGCCTACccattaaatgtatttatttttttcttttctttttatctttttgttttttcaagacagggtttctttgtggagccctggctgtcctggaacttattctggttggcctcaaactcagagatccacctgcttcagcctcccaagtgctgggattaaaggtgtacactaccactgcccgtctatttacttattttttcaaattactAAATGTAATGGCTCTTCTAGTtccctttctattgctgtaacaaacgCTCTAACCAAAAGcaccagggaaggaaagggtttgtcttgTTTTACAGCTTCCAGGTCATAATCCAGCATCCACCCAAGTCAGAACAGGGATACAATTCAGAGCATGAGggcagaagccaggcatggaagtCACACCTTGAATCACaccactcagggggcagaggtctatatctgagttcaagcccagcctgatctacacaatgagttccaggacagacagtcaCATAAgaagatcctatctcagaaaaagctaacggaaaaaaaagaacaaaggaccATGGGGGCAGGAAATAGGAGGAAGTGGCTCTTTCTTACCAGTTCATGGTTTCTTGTGCAACATGTGACTACCTATTCAGGGATGGCTGGGCTGTATTACGGAAATCAGAAGGAAGGcaatgcctcacagacatgcccacaggcaagCTGACTAGGAAAGTTGTCATTTTGAGTTTCCCTCTTCCTAGAAGACTCCAGGTTGTGATGATAAAAATGCACaggacaagccgggcggtggtggcgcacgcctttaatcccagcactcgggaggcagaggcagacggatctctgtgagttcaaggccagcctggtctacaagagctagttccaggacaggctccaaagccacagagaaactctgtctcgaaaaaccaaaaaaaaaaaaaaaaaaaaaaaaaaaaaaatgcacaggaCAAGCGCCAAGCTTCTCTTCCCACTACCCCTGACCTACGGTGTTTCGACACCTCCACGCTCTTCCCTAGCGGACTGCTCTGGTCACTGAGACCTGGATGGTCAGAAACCTCAAAGCACATTCTTTGGCTCCTTTTGTTCCTGACACGCCTGCCCTTCTAAGTCCTCTCACTGCATGGCTCACACGTGCATGCGTGCTGTTTGAACCTGCAATGCTCTCAGATGCAGTGGAGGCTGGTCCTGCTGCAGGGCAGCAATGCACAGGATGAAGCTTCCTGGAATTGACTGATCCAGAGGGCTCTGACCTCACAAGTTCATAATTTGATGGGTTGAAGTGAACCTAGTTCAAGCAGTGGATCCTTGAGGATGTACCCTCGGGAGTTGTCACTtgccccagcccctcctctttcTGTCCACCTGTGATGTGGAGAGATGTTCTACTTCACTTCATGGCTCCCGCCAGAATGTGGCCATGGACCGAAAGCCCCGAAACTGACCCCCAGATCTTTCCTCTTCAGGTTACTCCAGGTATTCTGTCCCAGTGGCACTAAGCTGAGGACAGTCCCCTGGGATGCACCCTAACGTAGCAGTCTTCCCTGCACTTTACCAATGCACAACCAGTGCATAATCCACCTGGCAGTAAAACCCAGCTGCCCAATCGCAGCCCAGCTCTGCCCAGTCCCCACTCCTCAATCTCTCAGTACACTTGGTAATAAGCCTCAGAATCATCCACAACTCTCAGAAAGCACTGTCAGCCCCAGATTTGGAACAGCCCATTCTCTCCATGTGCTGCCATCACCATCCCAGGCACTGCAACAACCCCTAGCTGCATCCCAGCTCCATCCTCCCCGACAGTCAGGGCTCCCCCGAGAATACAATGAACCTTTTAAAGCAAGTCAGACCCTGCTGCTGCCCAACCCAAGTGTAGCTCCAACCTCACTCCCAATGAACAGGCCCGGTGCCTGGCACACTGACAAGGCCCCAACTCCCACAACTATTATCTGTCTGGCTCCACCTTCcacaaccacgccccttcagcaTATTAAGTCCCTCTCTGATACCTTTACATTGCTAGAAACTTCCAGCCTCAGAGCCTGTACAAGAGCTGATCCTTCTACAAGGAGCAGGTTTCTCCATGTCACCTAGTAGACGAGATCAAAGCAGCTCCTTTTCTACACCACCcctccctgtttgtttgttttttgggttttttttggggggcggttgggtttttttgtttcttgagacagggtttctctgtgtaacaatcctgtctgtcctggaactcgctttgtagaccaggttggccttggactcactaagatccacctgcttctgcttcccaagtgctgggattaaaggcatgtgccaccaccatccagacACTCACTCCCTTTTATTGAGGTACAGTttcttcatgtagcccaggctagccttgaacttatgatcctcccgcctctgcctcccttgcactgggattacaaatgtgagcTTCAACATCTGACTTAAAAAAAGTGGtctttttgggacaaggtcttgatatgtatctctggctggctagaaacaaacaccctatgtagactaggttagcctACAGCTCACAGCCACCCGCCTGCCTCTTGCCCCAATTGTTgatattataggcatgtgccccCATGCTAGGTTGCTAGGCACTGGCAATTTAAAGTTACAAACCCTCCTGTCTATATTCCCCTTTCACTTTCTGATGAAATATACATCTGTGTATCGTCTGCCAGGCCCACTGTCTGTCTCATTCAAGGACAGAACTTACTGTCTGTGTATGCTGTGCCCCAGTATAGGGTCAGGCAGGCCTGGGGAGCTGCTCCGTGTCAGCTGAATGTATTGCAGGCTGAGTCCCCCAAGTCCATCCCACTTTCCAGGCTGCACCAGGGACTGGATTGGTAGCATGCATACATATGGACCACATGCACTGTCTCAAACCAAGGCCTGTGCTCCGGAGAGAACCACTTCCCTGTCCTGGGAGACAAGAGATGGCCCTCTAGGCCTGACTACACCCACCTTGACTGTCTGCTCCCGGATGGCAGGGTTGGTGTCCAGGAAGCCATGTACAACATGAGGGAAGATCTGGGTGTTGACTGTAGGCTCGTCCAGGTATTGGATGAACTGCTCCATCTGTGGCCCAGGGTGTGGTGTGAGAAGATGGCCGCACCCCACCAAAGTCACAGCCACTCTGGCTTTGGCTGTTCCAGTGCAGACACTGGCCACAGGCAGCCTCCTGAGTCCAGCTCATGCACATGTCCTCAGGAGGGAAGGGCATTTGGCAGGGACTGGTCCCTGCTACCTGAGAGTCTTTCTGGCTCATGAGAACCTTCTAACCTAGAGGCTAACACTCTACAGCTCCAGCTGTGGGCTGACAGGAGAAACTGTGTCCTACTCTAGAGGACCTAAGTGACAGAGTCTGGAGAGTCCCAAGGCTACAAGGAACCCTGGGACCAGCTCCACCTCCTGAGAGTTTTCCTGGCCCTTCACCTGTGTAACACTCAATGGCAAGGGTTTCAGGGTACCTCTATAGCCAAAGCACAGGCTCCGGCCACCTAAGGTTGGGGGTCAGGGTCTGGGAGGAGGACCTGGGCAGAAACTGGCTGAGGCCTCTACCTGCTGGAGGAGGCGGATGCGCATGGCACGGTCAGTGGATGAGAACATCTTCACCACCACGGGGATGATCTTCTGCTGGTACTCTTCAGCACTGAGGAATTTTCCCACCTGAGGAAGGAGTAGAAAGAGGGGCTTGGCCACATCCATGGGGCTAGGGCAACTTCACGGGTTCCCTCAGCTTGCCTGGGCTCACTGCTGACTTCCCAGGAGAGGAATGAGGTGACGGTGGAGAGGGCTtggagaaatggagggaaggcACTGAAACAAGGATCTATAAGCAAAGGAATCTGGCAGCACAGAAACTGTCCTTCCCAAGGGCTACAAGTCTGCCAGACTCCCTCCCGCTGTCAGGGGCCTTGCTTGCTAAGTCAAGAGGACACTGGGCTTGTGTCTACCCTGAGAATGCTTCTCACCCAGGGCTGTATCCATTCAGGTCTCTGTATCCCACAGCTCCTGCTTGGCCCCATTTACCTTGAAGAGGGGTGTGAGGACCACAGCCCCAGCGTTGCCGAACTCAAAGGCAGTCAGTAGCTGGGGCAGCACCTTGTGCCGACAGAAATCTTCAGGAAATGAGTCTAGACTCTTGCTCAGCTCTTGGAAGAACTTCTGCTTCTCAGCTGGCTCTTTGATCTGGGGGGCAAAGACAGGGTTCAAGGGGAAAACAGCCTCACCACACACACTCCAGACCCAGGCGAGGGTGAGGCCACCTAGGCTGGGGGGACAGGAGCAATGCTAGGGAGCCCAGCTCTCCACCTACCAGGTGATCATGGGCAGACTCTCCCCTGTAAAATAGTATAATAACTCTACCACCACTCTGAGGATTCAACCAGAAAATGCCAGCAAGCCAGTAGGCCATGCATGCTGTGATGCCAGCACTAAGAAGGCTAATGCAGGAGGATCTAGAGCTCCTCTTTgaacagtgagttcaaagccagccaaggctatatattTACACccaatgcctggcacacagccaGTGTCTTCTAGTGACCATCCTTGCTACCCCGTCACTTACCCTGTAGGGTAGACAATAACTAGAAAGATTAAACCCTTCATCAGCATGTCCTCTGCTGCTCACAACAACCcacatgaggaaactgaggctcaaagcaGGAAGGATCTTACTTGGTCCTTGCCTTGGCCTAGCTAGGCACACTGGGTGGAGTTTCTGGAGAGCCATAGAAGAAGTCAGGGAACAGGCACAGTTTGCCACTAGACCTGGGCCCAAACGTTCAATACCCCATAGTCTTCCTAATACCTGAGGCGGTCAAACCCACAGCACAAATTTCCTGAGCACAGACTGAAAACGAAACCCTCCAAATAGCATCTCAAATAACCCTCGCACAACTTTATGAGGCAGGAAAACATGAGCACCTTACCAACAAGCAACAGACAGAAGAAGGAGCTTGTTTAAAGACACACAGCTAAGAAGTGACCAACAAACCTCTGTAACCTTGCATAGTGCAAAAACATGCTGCCACTCCCCCACTCACAAAGGAACATGAGGGTGAAGGGGACCATGGccagaagctgggcatggcagcacatgccttcccagcactgaggagaccaaggcaggattgaggattcaaggccaacctgggcggCACAGTGAGGCCTTGcctcaggaagaaaaaaaccaagcaTATGAAAAGTCATGACCCCAAACCCCTTGCGCCCTGTTTTATCACCATCCCACAGAGGTAGCTTAGCCCAGAACCAGCGACCATGGCTGAGGATGAGGAATGCTGAGGTGCCTGGGAGTTGCTTAGTCCAGCATGAGCTGCAAGCTCTGCCCCAGCGCTGGAAATGAGGAAGTTCAAAGAGACCAAATCACAGCCAAGGCCACCCTTCCAGGGAGTCACAGTAATTCTCGTCACAGTCCACTGGCAGGAAGAGGAGGCCCTGGTACAAACTCCCACATTCTTCTAGGGGTTAGCAGAAACAGCTCATTCTCAGAGGACAGGTGGCCTGGCAGAGTCCGCCATGGAACAGCATTCCTGCTGCCCCCACACTGGCCAGGACGCATCAGGGCTCAACAATTCCAGGCGTTTCTTCAAGATGCCAAAAttctgtctacaagagctagctccagaacagctaggactgttatacagagacaccctgtctttaaaaaacaaaaacaaaaacaaacaaacaaaaaacaaaacccaaaactttgGTTCTAGGCATGGTGGATcacatctttagtcccaacactcagggaggcagaggcaggaggatctctgcaagttcaaggcctgcctggtctacatagtgaattctgagacagccagggctacatagtgataccctgcctcaaaaaagagaAGATATAGTCCTTCCTGCCCTACTGCCTACCCCAACTCTG
It contains:
- the Scyl1 gene encoding N-terminal kinase-like protein isoform X2 yields the protein MWFFARDPVRDFPFELSPEPPEGGPPGPWTLHRGRKKATGSAVSIFVYDVKAGAEEQTQVAKAAFKRLKTLRHPNILAYIDGLETEKCLHIVTEAVTPLGTYLKARAEAGGLKEQELSWGLHQIVKALSFLVNDCNLIHNNVCMAAVFVDRAGEWKLGGLDYMYSAQGNGGGPPSKGIPELEQYDPPELADHSSRAVKEKWSADMWRLGCLIWEVFNGSLPRAAALRNPGKIPKSLVTHYCELVGANPKVRPNPARFLQNCRAPGGFMSNRFVETNLFLEEIQIKEPAEKQKFFQELSKSLDSFPEDFCRHKVLPQLLTAFEFGNAGAVVLTPLFKVGKFLSAEEYQQKIIPVVVKMFSSTDRAMRIRLLQQMEQFIQYLDEPTVNTQIFPHVVHGFLDTNPAIREQTVKSMLLLAPKLNETNLNVELMKHFARLQAKDDQGPIRCNTTVCLGKIGSYLSATTRHRVLTSAFSRATKDPFAPSRVAGVLGFAATHNLYSMDDCAHKILPVLCGLTVDPEKSVRDQAFKTIRSFLSKLESVSEDPTQLAEVEKDVHAASSPGAGGAAASWAGWAVTGVSSLTSKLIRAHPTPMPSETTVTQRPVPEGDAAPPAAAPDAPTTSGHWETQEEDKDTAEDSATADRWDDEDWGSLEEAESVLAQQDDWSVKGPGSRAGQVSHPDHRPQESDWNSWEAEGSWDQGWQEPSSMEPPPEGTRPASEYNWGGAEPSDKGDPFAALSVRPSAQPRPDPDSWGEDSWEGVEAESRQVKAELARKKREERRREMEAKRAEKKATKGPMKLGARKLD
- the Scyl1 gene encoding N-terminal kinase-like protein isoform X1; translated protein: MWFFARDPVRDFPFELSPEPPEGGPPGPWTLHRGRKKATGSAVSIFVYDVKAGAEEQTQVAKAAFKRLKTLRHPNILAYIDGLETEKCLHIVTEAVTPLGTYLKARAEAGGLKEQELSWGLHQIVKALSFLVNDCNLIHNNVCMAAVFVDRAGEWKLGGLDYMYSAQGNGGGPPSKGIPELEQYDPPELADHSSRAVKEKWSADMWRLGCLIWEVFNGSLPRAAALRNPGKIPKSLVTHYCELVGANPKVRPNPARFLQNCRAPGGFMSNRFVETNLFLEEIQIKEPAEKQKFFQELSKSLDSFPEDFCRHKVLPQLLTAFEFGNAGAVVLTPLFKVGKFLSAEEYQQKIIPVVVKMFSSTDRAMRIRLLQQMEQFIQYLDEPTVNTQIFPHVVHGFLDTNPAIREQTVKSMLLLAPKLNETNLNVELMKHFARLQAKDDQGPIRCNTTVCLGKIGSYLSATTRHRVLTSAFSRATKDPFAPSRVAGVLGFAATHNLYSMDDCAHKILPVLCGLTVDPEKSVRDQAFKTIRSFLSKLESVSEDPTQLAEVEKDVHAASSPGAGGAAASWAGWAVTGVSSLTSKLIRAHPTPMPSETTVTQRPVPEGDAAPPAAAPDAPTTSGHWETQEEDKDTAEDSATADRWDDEDWGSLEQEAESVLAQQDDWSVKGPGSRAGQVSHPDHRPQESDWNSWEAEGSWDQGWQEPSSMEPPPEGTRPASEYNWGGAEPSDKGDPFAALSVRPSAQPRPDPDSWGEDSWEGVEAESRQVKAELARKKREERRREMEAKRAEKKATKGPMKLGARKLD